A genomic window from Cloacibacillus evryensis DSM 19522 includes:
- a CDS encoding TRAP transporter substrate-binding protein encodes MKSFKVMVLVALFLAVFSVQSADAATRWRVVTHAMPGTEQQKIAEDFCKTVKTLSKGELVIEPYAAGVLFPVFETFDNVANGVVDMAMVYGAYWTGKDPLFNLQTRPGCPLNTYAEGAYLDEKLEPFFSKLYAKHRIKYLGHIMESPIYEQLMSVVPINKISDIKGKKIRTSGFGALYYRALGATTVSLSAPEIYTAFQTKNIDAAEWTFWDENMRMGFHEVAKYVVDPAFQNGTCEYFPLVVNPGKWEKLPQHLKDIIIVARDRARYQSAMVYVAEVKAREKWKENPKIKIIRWSTEDEKKARETGLKLIVNECSKTPEGKEYLRIYRETLWELGYKQEAKFIGYTPKKK; translated from the coding sequence ATGAAGAGTTTTAAGGTTATGGTACTTGTTGCGCTTTTTCTCGCGGTCTTTTCCGTGCAGAGCGCAGACGCAGCGACCAGATGGCGCGTAGTAACCCACGCAATGCCCGGTACAGAGCAGCAGAAGATCGCAGAGGATTTCTGCAAGACGGTCAAGACGCTCTCTAAGGGAGAACTGGTAATCGAGCCCTACGCAGCGGGAGTCCTCTTCCCGGTATTCGAGACCTTTGACAACGTGGCGAACGGTGTCGTCGATATGGCGATGGTATACGGAGCCTACTGGACGGGCAAAGATCCGCTCTTTAATCTCCAGACACGTCCCGGCTGTCCGCTCAACACCTATGCGGAGGGCGCTTACCTCGATGAAAAGCTCGAACCCTTTTTCTCGAAGCTCTACGCCAAGCACCGCATCAAGTACCTTGGACATATCATGGAGAGCCCGATCTATGAGCAGCTGATGTCCGTCGTTCCCATCAACAAGATCTCCGACATCAAGGGCAAGAAGATCCGTACCTCCGGTTTCGGCGCGCTTTACTACCGCGCGCTTGGCGCGACGACCGTCTCGCTTTCCGCTCCTGAGATTTACACCGCTTTCCAGACGAAGAACATCGACGCCGCGGAATGGACCTTCTGGGATGAGAACATGCGCATGGGCTTCCACGAAGTTGCCAAGTATGTTGTCGATCCCGCCTTCCAGAACGGGACCTGCGAATACTTCCCGCTCGTCGTCAACCCCGGCAAATGGGAGAAGCTCCCGCAGCACCTTAAGGATATCATCATCGTCGCCCGTGACCGCGCCCGTTATCAGTCGGCGATGGTATACGTCGCCGAGGTGAAGGCGCGCGAGAAATGGAAGGAAAATCCGAAGATCAAGATCATCAGATGGAGCACCGAGGATGAGAAAAAAGCGCGTGAGACAGGTCTTAAGCTTATTGTCAACGAATGCAGCAAGACCCCCGAAGGAAAAGAGTATCTCAGAATATACCGCGAAACACTGTGGGAACTCGGCTACAAACAGGAGGCTAAGTTTATCGGCTACACGCCTAAGAAGAAATAA
- a CDS encoding TRAP transporter large permease codes for MSSDLYPLLMFVLLFVLLAVGVPIAFSLAAVSIVFAYFLWGWGALNLLVSATWGAMNNFVIVAVPLFIYMAYILQKTNVVADLYDTIFKWSGGLRGGLAIATVIVGAILGAVSGVVAAGVIGLGLIGLPQMLKHGYNKKLALGCVLGGGTLGQLIPPSTNMVLYGCVTGVSIGGLFAGGLCAGGLLAVLYIGYVLIGALFNKDFAPALPLKERASWGEKFRSLRGVALPALLIAIVLGSILNGVATPTEAAAFGAAGAILIGLLNRRLTWDIVWSSCYETLSITAMVGWTMIGASAFGSVFSGLGGNSIIADMAMNMPGGATMVFFVSAAFIFFLGMFLEPGAIIFLAVPILAPILSQLGYDPLWVGLVFNVLLQCGYLSPPFGFSLFYLKGCAPKDVDIMEIYRAALPFLALQVVSVVLIFLFPNLVLWLPRLAMGR; via the coding sequence ATGTCAAGTGATCTTTATCCGCTGCTGATGTTTGTCCTGCTCTTCGTACTGCTAGCAGTCGGAGTGCCGATAGCCTTTTCGCTGGCGGCGGTTTCTATAGTTTTCGCCTATTTTCTCTGGGGATGGGGAGCTCTCAACCTGCTGGTCTCCGCAACCTGGGGGGCAATGAATAACTTCGTGATCGTTGCGGTGCCGCTCTTTATATATATGGCCTATATATTACAAAAGACGAATGTCGTCGCCGACCTCTATGACACTATTTTCAAGTGGTCCGGCGGGCTGCGCGGCGGCCTGGCGATCGCGACGGTCATCGTCGGAGCAATCCTCGGCGCGGTCTCCGGCGTCGTCGCCGCAGGCGTTATAGGCCTTGGTCTTATCGGCTTGCCGCAGATGCTCAAGCATGGATACAATAAAAAGCTTGCGCTTGGCTGCGTCCTCGGCGGCGGTACGCTCGGACAGCTTATCCCCCCCAGCACCAACATGGTTCTCTACGGATGCGTGACGGGAGTCTCCATTGGCGGTCTTTTCGCCGGAGGGCTCTGCGCTGGAGGCCTGCTGGCGGTACTGTATATTGGCTATGTCCTAATTGGGGCTCTTTTTAACAAAGATTTTGCGCCAGCGCTTCCTCTGAAAGAGCGCGCGAGCTGGGGTGAAAAATTTCGCTCACTGCGGGGCGTAGCGCTCCCCGCGCTGCTCATTGCGATCGTTCTCGGTTCCATACTTAACGGCGTCGCTACGCCTACGGAGGCGGCGGCCTTCGGCGCGGCGGGCGCTATCCTCATCGGCCTGTTAAACAGACGCCTTACCTGGGATATCGTCTGGAGCTCCTGCTATGAGACGCTCTCGATCACAGCGATGGTCGGCTGGACGATGATCGGCGCCTCGGCCTTTGGCTCGGTATTTTCAGGCCTTGGTGGAAACTCAATAATAGCCGATATGGCGATGAACATGCCCGGCGGAGCGACGATGGTCTTCTTTGTCTCCGCGGCCTTCATCTTCTTCCTTGGAATGTTCCTTGAGCCCGGCGCGATCATCTTCCTCGCGGTTCCTATTCTTGCGCCGATCCTATCGCAGCTCGGTTATGACCCGCTCTGGGTTGGACTTGTATTCAACGTGCTGCTGCAGTGCGGCTATCTCTCTCCTCCATTCGGCTTCAGCCTCTTCTACCTCAAAGGATGTGCTCCAAAGGATGTAGACATCATGGAGATATACCGGGCCGCTTTGCCCTTCCTCGCCCTGCAGGTTGTATCTGTAGTATTGATCTTCCTATTTCCGAATCTTGTGCTTTGGCTGCCCAGACTTGCGATGGGACGCTAA
- a CDS encoding TRAP transporter small permease subunit, whose amino-acid sequence MISLLILPLIVEIVYSTLKSFLLNDTPIWSFEVTIFLYGTFFMLGAAYCHMKKAHVAVEALAPYLSTKWRKRLAVFSEVVVLFVVLTLLVVSIPTAWRSTMMLERSTHQTPFNPHVWWYRWIIPISCLLLSYQSIRDMVGIITGRGTDKEREDALEEEHSDVK is encoded by the coding sequence ATGATCTCTCTTTTAATTCTTCCGCTGATCGTCGAGATCGTCTACAGTACGCTGAAGAGCTTTTTGCTTAACGACACTCCTATTTGGAGTTTTGAGGTAACAATATTTCTTTACGGGACATTTTTCATGTTGGGGGCAGCCTATTGCCATATGAAAAAGGCGCATGTCGCCGTCGAGGCGCTTGCTCCCTATCTCAGTACCAAATGGCGCAAGAGATTAGCCGTATTTTCGGAGGTGGTCGTCCTTTTTGTCGTCCTGACGCTTTTGGTTGTAAGTATCCCCACCGCCTGGCGTTCTACGATGATGCTTGAGCGTTCCACACACCAGACCCCATTCAATCCACATGTGTGGTGGTACCGGTGGATCATACCTATTTCGTGCCTGCTTTTATCCTACCAGTCTATCCGTGATATGGTCGGGATCATCACCGGCAGGGGCACGGATAAAGAGAGAGAAGATGCCTTAGAGGAGGAACACTCGGATGTCAAGTGA
- a CDS encoding helix-turn-helix domain-containing protein, whose protein sequence is MLGSRIKKLRKKRGATLKEVADATGLSQGYLSQIETDKVEPSISVLRKLASYYKVLMLYFFDTDPVDNIVVRKDERRIIGGPGDPLMYELLQHNVKNKKMECAIMRLAPHYQDPEGVYTSYPGEESFLVLSGTVEFEQEGSVYSLNEGDNIYYECSKPFRLFNPGDTEAVIVGVCTPPHHQIEEE, encoded by the coding sequence TTGCTAGGAAGCCGCATTAAAAAACTTCGTAAAAAGCGCGGAGCCACACTGAAAGAGGTCGCGGATGCAACCGGCCTGTCGCAGGGCTACCTGAGCCAGATAGAGACGGACAAGGTTGAGCCTTCCATCTCCGTGCTCCGAAAGCTTGCCTCTTATTACAAAGTGCTCATGCTCTATTTCTTTGACACCGATCCGGTGGATAACATTGTCGTCAGAAAAGATGAGCGCAGGATCATAGGAGGCCCCGGAGATCCTCTTATGTACGAACTGCTCCAGCACAATGTGAAAAATAAAAAGATGGAGTGCGCGATAATGAGGCTTGCTCCCCATTATCAGGATCCTGAGGGCGTATACACCTCATACCCAGGAGAAGAATCTTTCCTCGTCCTCAGCGGCACTGTGGAATTCGAGCAGGAGGGCAGCGTTTACAGTCTGAACGAGGGCGACAACATATACTATGAGTGTTCAAAACCGTTTCGCCTCTTCAACCCCGGCGATACAGAGGCCGTGATTGTCGGCGTATGTACTCCCCCGCACCATCAAATAGAAGAGGAATAA
- a CDS encoding DNA recombination protein RmuC, protein MMPVLIGIGALALLAGIYIVMSLSRFRESAGAMEQATRELLTRLQKIEIRLDETEGRLNDNLGSMRKEQREAATEARAEQARGISTFGDAQAKRIKEIGDLQRESFQTFSAQLTKLGETQATRIKEISGQQAESLAAFSNQLTNISRLNEEKLEAVRGVVEERLRELHKSNEEKLEKMRATVDEQLHSTLEKRLGEAFTTVSERLEQVHKGLGEMRALTSDVGDLKKVLSNVKVRGSWGEMQLRVLLEQMLTREQYAENVATRPNCTERVEFAVILPGADDESGKVWLPIDSKFPIEDYQRLISASESGDSQQITEQQKALRLRVLEEAKTIHVKYIEPPFTTDFGILYLPIEGLYAEVLRIDGLCEQLSRDFRVVPAGPTTICALLNSLQMGFRTLAIEKRSSEVWVLLGKVKTEFEKFGEVLEKTRQKIDQAGKELDKAGTRTRAINRALKNVQQLPVSGEEEVIQTEADNLEDE, encoded by the coding sequence ATGATGCCGGTATTGATTGGAATTGGGGCCCTCGCCCTGCTTGCGGGCATATATATCGTTATGTCGCTCTCCCGCTTTCGCGAAAGCGCGGGTGCGATGGAGCAGGCGACGAGGGAGCTGCTTACGCGGCTGCAGAAGATTGAGATAAGGCTTGACGAGACGGAGGGCCGGCTCAACGACAACCTTGGCTCGATGCGCAAAGAACAGCGCGAGGCGGCGACAGAAGCGCGGGCTGAGCAGGCTCGCGGGATCAGCACATTCGGCGACGCGCAGGCGAAGCGCATCAAGGAGATCGGCGATCTCCAGCGCGAGAGCTTTCAGACATTTTCCGCGCAGCTGACGAAGCTCGGCGAGACTCAGGCGACGCGCATCAAAGAGATCAGCGGCCAGCAGGCGGAGAGCCTCGCGGCCTTTTCCAACCAGCTGACGAACATCAGCCGCCTCAACGAAGAAAAGCTGGAGGCGGTGCGCGGAGTCGTTGAGGAACGGCTGCGCGAGCTGCACAAGAGCAACGAAGAAAAATTGGAAAAAATGCGCGCCACCGTCGACGAACAGCTCCATTCGACGCTCGAAAAACGGCTCGGCGAGGCCTTCACCACAGTTTCCGAGCGCCTGGAGCAGGTGCACAAGGGGCTGGGGGAGATGCGCGCCCTCACATCCGATGTCGGCGATCTTAAAAAAGTGCTGTCGAACGTCAAGGTGCGCGGCAGCTGGGGAGAGATGCAGCTGCGCGTCCTGCTTGAACAGATGCTGACCAGGGAACAGTACGCGGAAAACGTCGCGACGCGCCCGAATTGTACGGAGCGCGTGGAGTTCGCCGTCATCCTCCCGGGCGCCGACGACGAAAGCGGCAAAGTGTGGCTGCCGATAGACTCAAAGTTCCCGATAGAAGACTACCAGCGCCTCATCTCCGCCTCGGAGAGCGGCGACAGCCAGCAGATCACGGAACAGCAGAAGGCGCTGCGGCTTCGCGTACTCGAAGAGGCAAAGACGATACACGTCAAATATATCGAACCTCCCTTCACGACAGACTTCGGCATCCTCTATCTGCCGATAGAAGGGCTCTACGCCGAGGTGCTGCGCATCGACGGCCTATGCGAACAACTCTCGCGCGACTTCCGCGTCGTACCGGCCGGGCCGACCACCATCTGCGCCTTGCTCAACAGCCTCCAGATGGGGTTCCGTACCCTCGCGATCGAAAAACGATCAAGCGAAGTCTGGGTGCTCCTCGGTAAAGTAAAGACCGAGTTTGAAAAATTCGGCGAAGTGCTGGAGAAGACGCGGCAGAAGATAGACCAGGCCGGAAAAGAACTTGACAAAGCCGGCACGCGTACAAGAGCGATAAACCGCGCCCTGAAAAACGTCCAGCAGCTCCCTGTCTCCGGTGAAGAGGAGGTTATCCAGACCGAAGCCGACAATTTGGAGGATGAATGA
- a CDS encoding response regulator transcription factor — protein MIRLFIADDHELFREGLRSLLSREKDIEIVGSASDGLEAVNAVRQLKPEVVLMDVTMPNMNGIQATEKICSEFPDIAVIVISMHNDRRFIAEALKAGARGYVLKESSPELMLDAIRSVSRKEIYLSPKVCTVLVGDYLRLLRNEDVVCASPLSEREIEVLQLLVKGRNSKQVADALFISKNTVDTHRRRIMDKLGCESMAELTKYAIREGFLTLAD, from the coding sequence ATGATAAGACTGTTCATTGCCGACGACCACGAGCTGTTCCGCGAGGGGCTCAGGAGCCTGCTGAGCAGGGAAAAAGATATTGAGATCGTAGGCTCCGCCTCCGACGGGCTTGAGGCTGTAAACGCTGTCCGGCAGTTAAAGCCGGAGGTCGTCCTGATGGACGTCACCATGCCCAATATGAACGGCATACAGGCGACGGAGAAGATATGCTCTGAATTCCCCGATATCGCCGTCATTGTCATTTCTATGCATAATGACCGGCGTTTCATCGCCGAAGCATTGAAGGCCGGCGCGCGCGGTTATGTCCTGAAAGAGAGCTCGCCGGAGTTGATGCTTGACGCGATCCGCTCCGTGAGCAGGAAAGAGATATACCTCTCGCCGAAGGTATGTACCGTGCTTGTCGGCGATTACCTGCGGCTGCTCCGCAACGAAGACGTCGTTTGCGCGAGCCCGCTCTCCGAACGCGAGATAGAGGTGCTGCAGCTCCTCGTCAAGGGACGCAACAGCAAACAGGTCGCAGACGCGCTCTTCATAAGCAAAAACACCGTAGATACCCACCGCCGCCGCATCATGGACAAGCTTGGCTGCGAAAGCATGGCCGAGCTCACGAAATACGCGATACGCGAGGGGTTCCTGACGCTGGCCGATTGA
- a CDS encoding sensor histidine kinase, with product MIENNFFEKFFFEQTFNPIALYKIEPDIGTRGASSIIYINVNSAYETVNKVRREDVIGKSFLEVWPDVEPCWSEIIERCVKEKHAVHCESESVYTDKYLEAIAFPLAEDLAATIFLDRTELKKSEAELKDKQKKLIKYQSMLRELATKLTISEETTRREIATDLHDSIGHSLLSLLLDLRKLKENYYNPNAAESILDGAINATERMIAESRQLIFELSPPILLEVGITPALEALADKLLTPRGIMWSVSTRGQQKDHPADDAVCVILYRMSRELLVNVIKHAKAKHVHINVNRGPNKIQVVIDDDGVGMRKNFIPGRGNTAGLGLFSIRERLLHIGGDMRIVSNKDGTTVSLLAPLKIKISDLREEDETR from the coding sequence ATGATAGAAAATAATTTTTTTGAAAAGTTCTTCTTTGAACAGACATTCAATCCCATCGCTCTCTATAAGATCGAGCCCGATATCGGCACGCGAGGAGCCTCCTCCATCATATATATCAATGTGAACAGCGCCTACGAGACGGTGAATAAAGTAAGACGCGAGGATGTGATCGGGAAAAGTTTTCTTGAAGTATGGCCGGACGTCGAGCCCTGCTGGTCCGAGATAATAGAGCGCTGCGTGAAAGAGAAGCACGCCGTTCATTGTGAGAGCGAGAGCGTTTACACCGATAAATACCTTGAAGCGATAGCATTTCCCTTGGCCGAAGACCTTGCGGCGACGATCTTTCTTGACCGGACGGAGCTCAAAAAATCAGAGGCGGAACTTAAGGACAAACAGAAAAAACTGATCAAATACCAATCGATGCTGCGCGAGCTTGCGACCAAACTCACGATCAGCGAAGAGACTACGAGACGCGAGATCGCGACCGACCTGCATGACAGCATAGGCCACTCGCTGCTTTCGCTGCTGCTTGACCTGCGCAAGCTTAAAGAAAACTACTACAATCCGAATGCCGCCGAATCTATCCTGGATGGGGCCATAAACGCTACGGAGCGGATGATCGCGGAGAGCCGTCAGTTGATATTCGAGCTGAGCCCGCCGATCCTGCTTGAAGTGGGCATCACGCCTGCTCTGGAGGCGCTCGCTGATAAGCTGCTGACGCCGCGCGGTATAATGTGGAGCGTTTCGACGCGGGGGCAGCAGAAAGACCACCCTGCGGATGACGCCGTCTGCGTCATTCTTTACAGGATGTCGCGCGAGCTGCTGGTCAACGTCATCAAACACGCGAAGGCCAAACATGTCCACATCAACGTGAACAGAGGACCGAACAAGATACAGGTCGTGATCGACGACGACGGCGTCGGTATGCGGAAAAACTTCATCCCAGGCAGGGGCAATACCGCCGGACTCGGCCTATTCAGCATCAGGGAACGGCTTCTGCACATCGGGGGCGACATGCGGATAGTTTCCAACAAGGACGGAACCACGGTCTCTTTGCTCGCGCCGTTAAAAATCAAGATAAGCGATCTGCGGGAGGAGGATGAAACCCGATGA
- a CDS encoding 4Fe-4S double cluster binding domain-containing protein: MSIVKEEIIAFVKAEGADLCAVAGLSGESSYIKKVYGEYFSSFPTAVSFAIFFPKEVVQEQLEAPTRNYITVYSTINREIDRISVMAANRLQRAGFRSYPVPASDYRPAARTKGLHRIVAEAGDPAELPKTELGVIGVFSHRIAAAKAGLGWVGKSCSVINPQVGPRMRLGTILTDAPFAPDAEIPNRCGSCTKCRDACPVGALRGRAFSSSEELSERFDADSCFHYWDDMEKVFGLGTCGLCLAACPWGR; the protein is encoded by the coding sequence GTGAGCATAGTCAAAGAAGAGATCATCGCGTTCGTCAAGGCTGAGGGAGCCGACCTCTGTGCCGTCGCCGGCCTGAGCGGCGAGAGCAGTTACATAAAAAAGGTTTACGGTGAATATTTTTCTTCTTTCCCGACGGCGGTTTCTTTTGCGATATTCTTTCCCAAAGAGGTCGTGCAGGAACAGCTTGAGGCCCCGACGCGAAACTACATCACCGTCTACAGTACGATAAACCGCGAGATCGACCGCATCAGCGTCATGGCCGCCAACAGGCTGCAGCGTGCCGGATTCAGGTCTTACCCCGTTCCAGCTTCGGACTACCGCCCTGCTGCGCGGACAAAGGGGCTACACCGGATCGTCGCAGAGGCCGGAGATCCCGCGGAGCTTCCCAAGACGGAGCTGGGTGTTATCGGGGTATTCAGCCACAGGATCGCCGCCGCCAAAGCGGGGCTTGGCTGGGTCGGAAAGAGCTGCAGCGTCATCAACCCGCAGGTGGGGCCGCGTATGAGGCTCGGAACGATACTCACCGACGCTCCCTTCGCGCCGGACGCCGAGATCCCCAACCGGTGCGGAAGCTGCACCAAGTGCCGGGATGCGTGCCCGGTAGGCGCCTTGCGCGGGCGCGCTTTCAGCTCCTCCGAAGAACTCTCCGAACGGTTTGACGCGGATAGCTGCTTTCATTACTGGGACGACATGGAAAAGGTATTCGGCCTTGGGACGTGCGGCCTCTGCCTCGCCGCCTGCCCCTGGGGAAGATAA
- a CDS encoding BCCT family transporter, which yields MSEKTDNGTASKKNMVYIISIAITFALVFWGLVSPQSFGAFAKILNGGLTSYYGWGYMLTMNLFVIFCIAVALSRFGNVRLGPDDSRPEYSNMSWFAMLFSAGMGVGLVFYGAAEPLFHFGSLPFGAEAGSVQAARDAIQISFFHWGLHPWAGYAVIAMPLAYYQFRHNSPGLISSIFIPLVGEEKVRGAFGKTVDILAIFATLAGITTSLGLGTLQLNSGLNAIFGIPKSMFIQIAIIAILAVLYTGSAALGIEKGIKVVADFNLWVCLLLMLALFLVGPTLPIVNSLMTGVGDYLSGLVKESFTLAPYGGDYESFLSGWTLYYWAWWISWAPFVGSFVARISRGRTVREFVSGVLIVPALGSFTWFAIFGTSALHLELVQKINVSVEVLKDVSVGIFEMYSHYPLGQIMSVVMLVLIVTFFVTSANSGTFVLAMLSTHGDLNPPKSKMLVWGVLMAALAVVLLLTGGLQNLQTVSLAAAMPFSLIMICACASFWKALTKEEKGER from the coding sequence ATGTCAGAAAAAACAGATAACGGCACTGCCTCTAAAAAAAATATGGTTTATATAATCTCTATCGCCATAACCTTTGCGCTGGTGTTCTGGGGGCTCGTCTCCCCGCAGAGCTTCGGTGCTTTCGCAAAGATTCTGAACGGCGGCCTCACAAGTTATTACGGATGGGGCTACATGCTGACTATGAATCTATTTGTAATATTCTGCATCGCCGTGGCGCTGAGCCGTTTCGGCAATGTACGCCTCGGCCCGGACGACTCGCGTCCCGAATACAGCAATATGTCATGGTTCGCCATGCTATTCTCTGCCGGAATGGGAGTCGGCCTGGTATTCTACGGAGCAGCCGAGCCGCTTTTTCATTTTGGATCGCTGCCATTTGGAGCGGAGGCCGGCTCGGTACAAGCGGCGCGCGACGCGATACAGATATCCTTCTTCCACTGGGGGCTCCACCCCTGGGCCGGATATGCCGTCATCGCCATGCCGCTTGCCTACTACCAGTTCCGCCACAATTCTCCCGGGCTCATCAGCTCGATCTTCATCCCTCTGGTAGGTGAGGAGAAGGTCCGCGGCGCATTTGGCAAGACGGTCGACATCCTGGCCATCTTCGCGACGCTTGCCGGCATCACCACGTCGCTGGGGCTTGGCACCCTGCAGCTCAACAGCGGCCTTAACGCGATTTTCGGCATTCCGAAGAGCATGTTTATCCAAATAGCGATAATCGCGATACTCGCAGTCCTGTACACCGGATCGGCGGCGCTTGGCATAGAAAAGGGCATCAAGGTGGTGGCGGATTTCAACCTGTGGGTCTGCCTGCTGCTGATGTTGGCGCTATTTTTGGTGGGCCCGACGCTCCCCATCGTCAATTCACTGATGACCGGGGTCGGCGATTACCTCAGCGGCCTGGTGAAGGAGAGTTTCACGCTGGCGCCTTACGGCGGGGATTATGAATCATTCCTCAGCGGCTGGACGCTCTACTACTGGGCCTGGTGGATATCATGGGCGCCCTTTGTCGGCTCGTTCGTGGCCAGAATATCACGCGGGCGCACGGTAAGGGAATTTGTCAGCGGCGTGCTCATCGTGCCGGCTCTGGGCAGCTTCACCTGGTTTGCGATCTTCGGCACGTCGGCGCTGCATCTTGAGCTGGTTCAGAAGATAAACGTATCCGTCGAGGTTCTAAAAGATGTTTCGGTCGGGATATTTGAGATGTACAGCCATTACCCTCTCGGCCAGATAATGTCGGTCGTGATGCTTGTGCTGATCGTAACATTCTTCGTCACCTCCGCCAACTCCGGCACCTTCGTGCTGGCGATGCTTTCGACGCACGGCGACCTCAATCCGCCCAAGAGCAAAATGTTGGTCTGGGGCGTGCTGATGGCGGCGCTCGCGGTAGTGCTCCTTCTTACCGGAGGCCTGCAGAACCTGCAGACAGTTTCTCTGGCGGCGGCGATGCCATTCTCGCTGATAATGATCTGCGCCTGCGCGTCCTTCTGGAAGGCGCTTACGAAAGAGGAAAAAGGGGAGAGATAA
- a CDS encoding glycine/betaine/sarcosine/D-proline family reductase selenoprotein B translates to MKAIHYINQFFGQVGGEDAADSKPIFHDGLIGCSLMLNQMMPDVEVTNTFVCGDNYITNHTDEALAEIFAWLDTKQFDIFFAGPAFMAGRYGVGCGLLCKAVAERYGVPVITSMNEENPGVEEYKSSCIIFKGGRKATFMKDDLTLMAKYAEKIAKGEKLLPAADEGYFPRGIRSEIPAPGEVMAADRVIDMLVKKLNGKPFQTELVIPKTDRIPPAAAVKDLSQCTIALVSSSGVVPSDNPDRIQSASAQKWGKYNIAGMDRLPAGEFKTIHAGFDPEAMCAVPDRGIPLDAMRAYEKEGKFAKLYDYYYVTVGTGTTQNYAAKFGKEIAAELKQAGVDAVILTATUGTCTRCGATMAKEIERAGFPVVVMANLIDVAKTVGSNRIVPTTSVPYPLGDPTLSKEEEWALRYHRVGVALDALAEDINEPKVFKVSI, encoded by the coding sequence ATGAAAGCCATACATTATATAAACCAATTCTTCGGCCAGGTGGGCGGCGAAGACGCGGCTGACAGTAAGCCGATCTTCCATGACGGACTTATCGGCTGCTCGCTGATGCTCAATCAGATGATGCCGGATGTGGAAGTCACAAATACCTTTGTCTGCGGCGACAACTATATCACCAACCACACGGACGAAGCGCTCGCGGAAATATTCGCCTGGCTCGACACGAAGCAGTTCGATATTTTCTTCGCCGGTCCAGCCTTTATGGCCGGACGTTACGGAGTAGGCTGCGGACTTCTCTGCAAGGCCGTCGCCGAGCGTTACGGCGTGCCCGTCATCACATCGATGAACGAGGAAAACCCCGGAGTTGAGGAGTACAAAAGTTCCTGCATCATCTTCAAGGGCGGACGCAAGGCGACATTTATGAAGGACGACCTCACGCTGATGGCGAAGTATGCCGAGAAGATCGCGAAGGGCGAGAAGCTTCTCCCCGCCGCGGATGAAGGCTATTTCCCACGCGGCATCCGCAGCGAGATCCCCGCGCCAGGCGAAGTGATGGCCGCCGACCGCGTCATCGACATGCTTGTCAAGAAACTCAACGGCAAACCATTCCAGACAGAGCTCGTGATCCCGAAGACCGACAGGATACCGCCGGCAGCGGCGGTGAAGGATCTGTCGCAGTGCACGATAGCGCTGGTATCTTCGAGCGGCGTCGTTCCCTCGGATAACCCAGACAGGATACAGAGCGCCTCCGCCCAGAAGTGGGGCAAATACAACATCGCCGGTATGGACCGCCTTCCCGCCGGAGAGTTTAAGACGATCCACGCCGGATTTGACCCCGAAGCCATGTGTGCGGTTCCTGACCGCGGCATTCCCCTCGACGCTATGCGCGCCTACGAGAAAGAGGGCAAATTCGCGAAGCTTTACGACTACTACTATGTGACCGTAGGCACGGGGACGACGCAGAACTACGCGGCAAAGTTCGGCAAGGAGATCGCCGCCGAGCTGAAACAGGCCGGAGTTGACGCCGTGATCCTCACCGCCACCTGAGGAACCTGTACTCGTTGCGGTGCAACGATGGCCAAAGAAATTGAACGCGCAGGATTCCCCGTCGTCGTCATGGCGAACCTCATCGACGTCGCGAAGACGGTCGGCTCAAACAGAATAGTTCCCACGACATCCGTTCCCTATCCTCTCGGCGATCCCACGCTCTCGAAAGAAGAAGAGTGGGCGCTCCGTTACCACAGAGTCGGCGTCGCGCTTGACGCGCTCGCGGAAGATATCAATGAACCCAAGGTATTCAAAGTAAGCATTTAG